In the genome of Zootoca vivipara chromosome 6, rZooViv1.1, whole genome shotgun sequence, the window CGGCCGAGGAGCCCGAGTCGCCAGCCGCCGCCAGCCGCCTTCAGGACCCAGCCGCGGCAGACGGGGACGCCTCGACGTCCGGGGCGCCTCGGCCGGCGGCTTCTCGCTCTTCATGGGGCGCCTTCGTTGGGGAGCGCGAGCCGCggaggccgccgccgcctcgaGCCAGGAGGAACCCGCctcggcagcagcagccgggaccgcgcgccgcctcctcctcctcctcccaacggGCCTCCCGAGCCaggtgaggaagggagggggaagggctcGGATCCTGTGCGGAGCTTCTCAAAGTGACCATGGGGCCTGAGAAGAGTACGAAGGAACCCCTGTCCTaatgggctgggggaggggagccccTCGGAAACGGGGCTGGGCGTGGTGGGCCCCGCGGAGGAGGGAGAAGGTGCGTCTCGGAGCGAAGCATCGGAGGAAAGTGCTGGAGGCAGCTGGGGTTTGTAAACAAGAGGCCTTTCGCGTTCCCTTCCCTGGGGAAGGAAGGCTGTTAGGTTTCTCGGGCGCAGGTGGCTGTCagaacggaggaggaggaggcgggtgcTCGAGAGCCAGGAAGTGGATTCTGGGTTGGGTGAAGGGAAGGGGAGTCTTTCACAGGGCTTGTGGATTTTGTGAATTTTGCGGGGTGGTGTGGTGGAGGTACCTGTGggtcatgggtgtgtgtgtgtgagagagagagagagagtgagtgagtggagGGGGGGGTACCTGTCAGAGCGAGGGGGGTTGCTAAGCGAGGGAAAGGACctgtcaaaagtgtgtgtgtgtgtgtgtgatggtcaTATAAGGAGcttctcagagccaggggatcgATCATAGGGTGTGTGCGTGAAGGAGTGTCTGTCACAGTGGGGGAGGAGAGATCCTGGGGGAACACATGTCAGAATGGGGGTGGTGGCATGGAGCCTGCAAGGTTGGTTCTATGAGCAGCAGATGGGTTATGTGAGGATATGTGAAGGTGGTGTCTGTTGGAGCACATGCTGAAGGCAGCTGGTATTTGTAAACAAGAACCCCCTCACATTTTTCCTCCCTGTGTTCCGTGAAGGGGAATGGGCTACACCACTGTCATAGTGTAGTGGTAGAGCACATAGGCATAggcaggatttttcttttttggggggggtctttttgttaggggggcagaacagaGTTATCTGCAATGCAAATGGTCAGTtaaatatttctatttatttacttgatgtaGTGGGGGCCAGCTGCCCTCCAAcacccccctggctatgcccatggtagagcatgtgctttgttgtgatagaaattagccaggtgcgtTTTGCTACTGGTGTGGGTCCAATTGCAACCAtgtggatgccaggttggcgactaaTATCTGGCTGGCTTCAACAGCTTTCTTAAGTAGGTCAGCAGAagagtttatttattgcatttatatcccacccttttctccaaggagtatatggtttacccccccccccctacagagaccctgtgaggtaggttaagaggctgtggctggcccaaggtcacacagtgagcttcttgactgagtggggttttgaaccttgatctcccaggtcttagtccaacactctaaccacactggcttcctcgaATCCTCCTGCTATGGGACAGCTATATAAAATAAGCTGACATCTGAAAGGTTTAGAAAGGAAGTACCGGGCGGGGTTGAATCCTTGGTACGCATTGTTGGCTGCTGTTGGGGTCACTGTTGCAGTGGGGGAAGGGGGCTCCTCAGACCCAGAGAAGGGTGATATTGCGTGTGTGTGAAGGGAAGCTGCTGTCTGTGGGGAATGGATACTGCCGATGGGAGCCTGTTGGAGTGGGGGTCAGATCCTGCAAAGTTGGTGCCTGACAGAGCGTGTTCAAGGGgtgtaccgtgtgtgtgtgtgtgtgtgaggtgagCATCTGTCAGTGGGAGGGTTGATCTTCCAAGGAGGTTCCTGTTGGGGGGATCATGTGGGAAGCAGATCCGGGAGGCAACTGGTATTTGTAAGCTGGCTTCTAGATAAACTCATGTGAAAGGCGTGGGGCCTTAGCCTGGTGGTGGCGCTTGTGCTTTGTGTGCAGAGCTTGTTTCAAGTGTTCTCTACCCAGCTCTCAGAGTAGCtttcagttaaaaaaacaaaacaaaaccatccaGCACCTGCCCTCAGAATTTACCATCTAAAGCaggcgtcagcaaactttttcagcggggggccggtccactttccttcagaccttgtggggggccggactatattttgaaaataaatatgaacaaattcctatgccccacaaataacccagagatgcattttaaataaaaggacacattctactcatgtaaaaacatgctgattcccagactgtccatgggccttagtttggggacccctgatctaaagacttagcaccaaaaagaaaaggatgGGGAAGCAAACCCAAATACCCATTTGTACAAGGACTTGGCTGGGATGGGAGATAGTTGAGGGAGAGAAGATGCACTTCACAGAATTGGGTGGAAGGATGAGCAGTGTTTAGGAATTTGTTGAGCTCCACTTGGCTACGGAGTTGCTAGCTCAACTTACAGAGCAATGTGCATGTTGATGGAAGGTAGGTAGCACATTATGAAAAGTTGGTTTAGAATCTAATGAAAAGTTGTGGCTTCTgaggtggagggggagagagagatgtgcaaaTTATTGAAGTTTGTGGCTTGGAAATGGGTGGGTCATGTTCTTCTGTCCATCTTACATTTCCTAATGAAAATTTATGCTTTGGATGTTCAGGTCCACAGCACCGTTAGACAGTTATTTCCAGATCAACAGGACCCAAGCGACAGCAGCATCACACATCCTAGCAGGTCACAGTGGGAACAGCTCAGATGAAACTGTGGTTCTAAGTGATTCTgagagtaacagcagcagcagctccactgAGGAGGAACAGGAGACAGTGGGTGCCCTTGAGGAGGCACCTGGGCCAGCCAACTTGGGAGGTTTGTGTTGGTTCTTTAAAGGGGCCTAAAACTTCAGAAATGGCTCATTACGCATTGCCTACCTTGGACCACAACCATCAATTTGTTTATTCAGAGAGTATGACATTTGTATTTTCATAACAACTTTGAGAGGTAGGTTAGTTTGGGAGAGGATGACTTGGGCCTGACCATACCATTTATTTCATTCTGCAGAGAATTGAACTAAGGCCAGACTTTGCTAGTGTATCCTGCTGTCTTTGAATAATTGAAAGTTGTTTTCTGATCTTTGTACAAACCTTGCTAAATGTCAAACTGAGGTTCTGTTATGCAGATAggcatgcttattattatttaatttatttcacacatacacaaaatggGTTTCACGGAGGAATTTTGAGAAGGGGTCTGTAGGGGAGATTCAGgtaacatatatattttatttgtgcaTGGTACTCCCTTTTCTGAACAGCAAGAGAAggttggaggttttttaaaaaagagcaggtGAGGATAGTAGAATTGCAGGACCATAGGTGGGACCATCTTGGGAAatgagggaagaaaggaaggttgGAGCAAGCCAGTTGTGAACATAGGTGGAAGGGGTTTGTGCTGGGAAGCCACCATTGGAATTTGCAGAGGGTGTCTTGAGTTATTTTACTATTTTCTGCCAAGTTTTTTAATTGCCCCCTGTTAACATAGTTTGAAGGATTATATTTATGAAAAAGCtgatctcttctctctctttttttcttagaTAGCAGTGGCTTTGTTTTCAGTCACTTTGAACTTCCCTTTTAAATGCTAACATTTGTtactgagtttttgtttttgtggcactAATTACAATCTGTCCCCCCATATTAATTATTCCTTTGTTTCTCCCCTGCAGTTTCTAATGCAACCCAAATGGAGCCTCCTGGAGGGGATTCTGTTGGGTCAGAGCATCCTGATGCTAGAGGTGCCACTGCCCTCCAAAAGAAGGTATGAATGATTCGGTATGTGCTGTGGAGGGTGTGCAGCCAATTAAGATAACCAAGATTGCATTGGTTTGACCTTTTCCATGTTCTCTTGTTTCAGACAACTCCATTAAAGAGAACTCACCTAGCTGCTCCTCTGGCTCCTCTGGGTGAGGAAGAAGAGAGTGGTGATACCTGTGCCATCTGCTTTGAAGAGTGGACAAATGCTGGGGAGCACCGTCTTTCTGCACTGCGGTGTGGGCATCTCTTTGGCTATAGCTGCATTGAGAGGTGGCTGAAGGGACAAGTGGGCAAATGCCCACAGGTAAAAGCTTGGAAGGGTATTTTGTTTCTTCTGTCTGACGCGTAACCTAAATCTTCCTCTCTGAAACCCATTTATTCTTTTCCTATCCTTGGTAAAATTTGTGGGCAACAGTTCTCTCCacattacttttcttttttctcttctccctttctgcATTACTTTTCATGCCATCTTTCTGTAAGCTCTTCCTCTTTTGGCTTGCCTTCTGTAGACcttcttgtgtttttctttgcACTCCCCTGAGCTGTGCTCCATTTTTTGGATGCCATTTTCCTTGTTTTGGCACTCAAACTGATTGCAGGACTTCAAACAGCACTTTAGCTAGCGTTGAGCACAGCAGGACTCCTCAAATCTGGGCTCTAGGAGTTGTAGCAAGTTGTCCTTTCCTTTGGTCAAACTCTTCCTGTGAGGAGAGTATTTTTATCAGcatttgccaacttggtgccctccatgttttggactacaaatcccctATCAGTGCCAGCTAGCACAGGTGTGCTGGTTAAGTCTGAAGGAAGTTATGtaatccaaaacttctggaggacaccaagttggcAGCAGCTGCTGTACATCATATTTGGTGATAGAGCAGTGGTAGAACTTCTACCTGATACAATGGGATTTTTGAGGGGTAGTAGTAAGGTGCTGTTTACCTTTTTAAGTTGTTGTCTTTGCTTTGTTGGCTAATTTCAGGGATTTTGCCTGGGATCAGACTACCTGTTCACAAGGAAACTTTGAGAAGAGATGCTTGGGCATGATGTTGAGCAGGTCACTTTGGCATGTTTGGGGGAGTTCCACTGATTGTTCTGGAGAACTACTTGAGATAAGGGGAGTCTCTCAGCAAGCCAACACTGTGTACATTCACCCCTGCTTTTGCAAAGAGATCTATTTGAAAAGCTGTACCACCACCTGGTTTGCGTAGCCATCGTGAGAAATTAATAGCAGCACAGTAGATGTCCTTATTACCAATAAATTGGCCTATGTtcacattttttcattttttagtgTAATAAGAAAGCCAAGCGCTCGGATATAGTAGTCCTTTATGCTCGTACTCTGAAAGCGCTGGACACCAGTGAACAGGAACACATGAAAAGGTATGTACTCATAACTTTCCTCCTATAAGTTTGAAGGTAGCAGTACCTGGCATAAACACTTGTCTTGGCAAACTATCACTGTGCCTCAGCTGAGTCAGATGAGCATCTGTGTGATTGGAGAAGATACTTGTGTCCTAACACCAGGCTTTAGTTCAAGGGCATGCTTTGTTTGACTTGTTTTAGGTAGGTATGTTTGGATGTCCCTGTGAAGATATATGCCTGCTTCTGTAACTTTTTTTTACTAGTATATATATTTAAGATAAAATGAGATGAGTTTTCAATTGAATCTCTCATGGTTATTCTGAAATTGAAGTATTACTATTTAAATGTGTCTGTCTAAATTCAAGACATAACTGTTATTATGTCTTTAAAAGTTTTTGGGCAGGCAGGAAAAATAATTCTACTCATCAGTGGGAGAGAGATGGGTTGGCTCATGAGCTTCCTTAATTGCATCTGTTGTACTTTTCTCCTGCAGCTCTTTAGAGAAGGAGCAAATGCTACGAAGGAAGGCAGAGCTGGAATCCGCACAGAGCCGCCTCCAGTTGCAGGTCTTGACAGATGAATGCAGTAAACTTCGGCAGCAAGTTCAGGTAAGTTTCGCTGTATACTGTTCATGCTGGACCTTCTAAATCCCCTTCCTATGTACAAGAAAATGAAATGCACTATATTCAGGAAGGAGTAGAAATTGGATCTTGCAGGGAATCGTGAAAAAACTAAGGCAAGCTCAGCTAAGTAACCACCTTGCAGAGTGAAAAGTGGAAAGTTGAAGGCTAGGATATCCCAGCTATATTTTAGCTGGGGGATGAGCTGGTTGAGCATTTGAAGGGTTTTTGCATTTGATGTATTTCTTTTCTGTGACAAAGTTTTTGTTTCAGAATTTATAAACCACTCTACATGCAAAAAATAGCCAAGTTGTATACAAAAGCagtaaagaaacaacaacccagaacaaGTTGGTCCTGACTTTTACTACTGTCCTGCCTGTGGAAACATCCAGTGCTCTCGGCTCCACACATGCTTTCTTTGCCTCATTTTTCCTGCTTTCCATTCTACAGGAATTAAAGGCCCTGATGGCTCGCCACAACACCCTTTCCTCTCAGCAGCCCAGCAACTCTCGCTCATGCTTTCCAGGCTGCCTCTCCTCCAGCCAGGGCCAGCACAAGTACCACTTTGAGAGGGCCACCCTAGTGTCTCAAGTGGGCAACTGCCGGGTTATGGCATACTGCGACCCACTGAGCTGCCTTGTAGTGTCACAGCCATCTCCACAAAGCACCCTCATTCCTGGTGAGTTGCCTGCTGAAGCAAGTCCCTAAGTTTTATGATGGAAATAGTGGTTTTTTTCACTGCCTTGGTCAATCAAGAGGACAGACATTGCAGCATTTGGACTCTAGCAGGGTGGGCTTTCTGCTGATCAGTTTGCTTTGTGTCTCAGGCTGTGGAATTAAGATGATGAGTGCTGTCAACTCAAAGAGCAGCCAATATGTCCCCATCCACAGCAAGCAGATCCGGGGCTTGGCTTTCAGCAACCGTGCAGATGGTTTGCTCTTATCTGCTGCTTTAGACCATACCCTCAAGCTTACCAGGTGAGTAGTGATGATTATGATGAGGGTTAGGGTTTGCCTGCTTCCTTTCTCTGTGGTCCAGGAGATTGTGTAAGGATCTTATTCTGGAAGTATTGCCTGGCCTCTGCAGAGCAGCTTTGTCTGAACTGTGCTGTTCTGCCCACAACGGGGTATCTGCTGGATAGCGTGGGTCACGTGCAGAAGTACCAAGGTCCTCAATGGGAGACCGCTTTGATATGTAAAGCTCCGCTAACTTTCCCTCAGCTTGACTACAAACACCGTTGTGCAGACGTACAATACTGGTCGACCTGTCTGGAGCTGCAGCTGGTGCCTGGATGACACCAACtatgtctatgctggcttggtcaatGGCTCTGTCTTGGTGTATGACCTGCGGGACACAAGCTCTCATGTCCAGGAGCTTGCTCCACAGAAGTCCAGGTATCGTTTTCCTGCTTTATACAGTTAGGTTATCCTCTGAGCATATGAATTAAGACTGTAAAGGACTTTGAAGCAGATGAAGGATGATCAGCACATGTAGAACTTTAAAATTTGTGTGCCATGTGTTATTGGTATATCTTCCTGGTACAGAATTTGCAGAACACTAACTTTTACTCTGGTtgctggttaaaggtaaagggacccctgaccattaggtacagtcgtgaccgactctagggttgtggcgctcatcttgcgttattggctgagggagccggcgtacagcttccaggtcatgtagccagcatgacaaagccgcttctggtgaaccagagcagcacacggaaacgccgtttaccttcccgctggagtggtacctatttatctacttgcactttgacgtgcttttgaactgctaggttggcaggagcagggaccgagcaacgggtgctcaccccgtcgctgggattcaaaccgctgaccttctgatcggcaagccctaggctctgtggtttaacccacagcgccacctgcatggtTGCTGGTTATCTCCCCACTATAACCCAGAATGAAGACCTTTGAGCTTGAGAGAGTGGCCTAATGGCAGGGGTTTAGCCTGATAAACTTGTCTGGGACCCATTTCCAGTCCTTAATGCATTGCACCAAGACTTCTCAGAATGTATATTTTTCAATCAGTTCTGTGGATGAGGAATAGGAATGAACATGGGGTGAGGTAAGCCCTGGAGAGATTGTCATACTTGCAGTGTTGCCTGCAGTGATTGACTTCTACCTTGTTCTTTTCTGGGGTTGTAAACAGTCATGGTAATATGGCGCTCAACTTGTTTCTTACTCAGAAGTCAATTGTGCAGTGTTCAGTGGTGCTTGCTCAGAGGTAAATATTAATAGGATTTCAGTCATAGCACTAGATCTTTTGGCCAATGGTATGTAGAAGTGAGAGTGATTCTCCAGTTCTCTTTGAAATCCTTCCTTACTCATGCTCGTTCAGACTCACAACAGCAAATGTGTAGGGAAAGTGGAATGGTTTGACATTGTTGGTTATTGCTCTttcctctgtccctcacaggtgCCCTGTGGTGTCCTTATCGTATCTTCCCCGAATGGCCTCTGCCTCACTGCCCTATGGTGGACTGGTATCTGGGACACTGGAGGGAGCCTGCTTTTGGGAACAGAAGGCCAGTGGCTCTTACCGGCCTCACCACCTCCTCCTGGAGCCTGGAGGTTGCATTGACCTTCAGACAGAGGCCAGCACACGGCACTGCCTTGCAACATTCAGACCCAGTAAGTTGTGATGTGTAGACATCAGGGCAGGGTGGTTTTTATGCAGTGTTGGGATTCCTTTCACCCTAAATGTGGACACAGTTACAACTGTGTGGACAGAAACCAATTACCATGTTTGTTGCTGGcgtctctcttgcacacacattAAAAGAGAAGAGGATACCTCTGGCCTGCATCTAAAATGCTGCACCAGTTATTCTGTACCCCAGTCTTCCCAAATCTTTTCAAGATGATGGGACACAGAGGGTACAGTCTCCCATTTCCAAATACAATATGGATCTTTTACCAGGGGGCATTCTTTCCACCCAGGTGAAGGGTAAGTGCCAACTACTCCAGGAGTCTATCCCTCCCTAGAACTTTGCAGCTCCCAAGAGGGACCTGCTGTGCAGTATGAGCACTCCTGCTTCTCTAGGATGACATGCAAGGAAGGGATTGCAAGTGAGTAGTATCCTAAGGAAATGGGGTAGTTGCCATGAGCGGTGAGTGAAGGGGTCAGGCAATGGTCTCTGGGCTGCACTTAAACCAGAGTACAGTGTTTTGTCTTGATACCTTCCTATGATACCTTGATACCTACCTGTCCCCTAGAAAGCTCTTCACTTTCACCCCACAGATAGAAACAACAACTGTTTACGGTGTGTGGTGATGGAGCTGACCTCTACTCAGCTGACTGATGGGACTGAGGATGTGATCTGTTCATGTCGTCCAGTTCAAACTCTTACTGCGGGTCCATCGTGCAAACTCCTGACCAAAAATGCCATCTTCCAGAGTCCTGAAGATGATGGCAGTATTCTTGTGTGTGCTGGGGATGAAGCATCAAACTCTGCCATGgtaccattttttgttttttgttgtagaAGTAGGGCGTTGTGTCTGGCTCTGTGTTAATAGTCTAAAATGCTGGAAGCTTAGGTGGTGGTTAGGGTACTTGTaattgtttttctatgtttttaaggCTATGCAGCTTCAAAGAGCTTAATGCTGGTTTGGTCATTGAGAAAAGACTTGAGCCCTTGTTCTAGTGAAAATTCTGTTTTGAGACACTGGTGTAGCCTGTATCTGCCTCTTTGGAGCATTTCCTCATGGCAATCACAGTGCCATTTCCAACAAATGGACATGGGGCTCTCTTGTCCCCCATCTTCTCACTTTACTTGAGGCTTGACTCTGGGTATGGACATGCATGTTTTCTGTGCCAGAGCTGCAACCACTCCACCTTGTACACAGGGAGTGCCAAAGAGGGATGTCCTCGGCATTACACCACTAATCACTTGTTCACTCTGAATCCATCCAAAATGTGTGGTGATGTTAGGCTGCTTGCCAGTGTACGGGAAAGTAACGGTTCAATACTTTTGTAACTTGTCTCCTTGCTACATCCCAACTAGTAACAGCTAGAGCTGTATTTTTATGCAACAGGATTCCCGATAAGCTGTGACTTGTATTTGTTTATCCTGCAGCTCTGGGATGCAGGGAGTGGCTCCCTGCTGCAGAAACTCCCTGCTGACCTTCCTGTGTTAGATGTCTGCCCTTATGAGGTGAACCGCAACAGCTTCTTGGCTACCTTGACAGAAAAGATGGTGAAGATCTACAAGTGGCAATGACTGTATGCTGCATGCTGCCCCAATGAGCTACTCTCTGAACTGAGCCAATTTCCCACAAGCCAGCTCTGCTGCTAACTGGATTCTAGCTGCCTTGAGTGCACCCTGCCAACATTGCAGCACAAGCAAAATCTTGCTCCTTAGAAcagctctctcccatgcccagcccacacatttgttcctttttaaatttatggATTCTTGTTTCCACCTCATCTTAAAGGATACTACTTTTACCTTACTGTGGACCCTGTGCTTTTCTGGCTTTACTGCCTAGGCAGATTATGGGGCCCTTCTGAGAAAAGATTTGGCTGCCAGTTTATATTTCCTGGAAATTTACCATTGACCTTGGATGAATCTTCTTGTGATTTTGGAGGCTTGTGGCATGGGCAATACTCCTTTAGCAGAAGACTGCTTAAATTTCTGTTTCAGTCCATCTCATCATAAGAAGATGGGACCTTGTCTGAAGTGAGCTGTTCAAGTTACATCTCTGGACCATGACTGGGCTTGGTAAAAGGTGGTGGTGAAGCCTGGTGCGAATTGGCTGCTAAAAGACATTGTGAATAAGAAAATATAATTGTGGCCTGATGAAGAATGGGCAAGTTATAAATATGTTCCTGTAAGACTTCCTATAGACCTCTATTGAGAATTGGGCAGAGTGCTGTGCCTGACAGATCATTGGGAGTTGAAACATGAAGCAATTTCAGAACTCTACCAACTCTATTGAcagggggaaaaaccatttgTTGGGACTGTTGGTGATTCATCTTCTGCTAAAAATTAAAATAGGATCAAATATTTCATGTATGTGTTCTTGGCCAAGGCTAGCGATCAAGAGAGTGATGCAAATGGCAAGACCAatttgagggtgtttttttttactttacctGAAGCCAGTAGAAATCGCACCATTATGTGCTGCCTGAACTGATGGGTTACTATACAGAATTACGGAACAACATTTCTAAAGTTTAACTGTATGACCCATCTGTCTAAAAATTTACATGTTTCCATTGAACTGTGCTTTGTGTGTGTAATACTACTTTTATATGCAACAGGAAGAATAAAGAATGTTTAATATATACAAGAGGAAGAATATAGAATGTTTAATATCTCGGGCTTTTCCCAAATGGCAAAACCTTCCATTACAATGCTAAATTGCTGCTTGTACTGCCTGACGAGCAACCTGCAAAGTTTGAGATATAAATATAGGATCCTCTAAATGCCAAATAAGTCCTGAAGTTTGGGTTAGTGGATCCAATATCTTGTGGTAATTATGATATATGATTGCTGAGTTTCTAAAGCATAACTGCTGGCCTAAGCCTCAAAGGCTTACTTACAAAT includes:
- the RFWD3 gene encoding E3 ubiquitin-protein ligase RFWD3, with the protein product MSHQEAMDVDLAPAAEEPESPAAASRLQDPAAADGDASTSGAPRPAASRSSWGAFVGEREPRRPPPPRARRNPPRQQQPGPRAASSSSSQRASRARSTAPLDSYFQINRTQATAASHILAGHSGNSSDETVVLSDSESNSSSSSTEEEQETVGALEEAPGPANLGVSNATQMEPPGGDSVGSEHPDARGATALQKKTTPLKRTHLAAPLAPLGEEEESGDTCAICFEEWTNAGEHRLSALRCGHLFGYSCIERWLKGQVGKCPQCNKKAKRSDIVVLYARTLKALDTSEQEHMKSSLEKEQMLRRKAELESAQSRLQLQVLTDECSKLRQQVQELKALMARHNTLSSQQPSNSRSCFPGCLSSSQGQHKYHFERATLVSQVGNCRVMAYCDPLSCLVVSQPSPQSTLIPGCGIKMMSAVNSKSSQYVPIHSKQIRGLAFSNRADGLLLSAALDHTLKLTSLTTNTVVQTYNTGRPVWSCSWCLDDTNYVYAGLVNGSVLVYDLRDTSSHVQELAPQKSRCPVVSLSYLPRMASASLPYGGLVSGTLEGACFWEQKASGSYRPHHLLLEPGGCIDLQTEASTRHCLATFRPNRNNNCLRCVVMELTSTQLTDGTEDVICSCRPVQTLTAGPSCKLLTKNAIFQSPEDDGSILVCAGDEASNSAMLWDAGSGSLLQKLPADLPVLDVCPYEVNRNSFLATLTEKMVKIYKWQ